The Maridesulfovibrio zosterae DSM 11974 genome contains a region encoding:
- a CDS encoding CBS domain-containing protein, which yields MSKNEPLIKAETIITGHVNADFDCLAAIVAAGKLYPDAILIFPGSQEKNLRNFYMESATYFFNFKHLKDIDKDSVKLLVVVDTSRKKRIVHVSSILDNHDLRIHIYDHHMQSECDLNPEFIIKKPWGSSVAIISHEIIKKGIEINQEEATILGLGLYEDTGSFHFNSTTEHDFEAGKWLLKNGMELDVITDLLNRDLNAQQITLLGRLLEGASTHSINDLEIVISEVSTPDYVGDFSVLVHKFMDIENIKVLFALGRMNDRIHLVARSRTPDIDVGAICTNFGGGGHVYAASATIKDRTLAEVRDELFTLLYSQVTPRLSVENIMSKPPVAIPRNMTIKKAVERMTQYSLKGVPVVDNMENMRAVGILEQKTADKALSHNLGDFEVEIYMQRPFSSIKTDSGMHRVMEIVLGQKQRLVPVLDNDKVVAVVTRTDLVNMLVEDPARIPESLFPEKKQERNIRNILRNRLPNNLLSILEIAGEMAAEIGTEAYVVGGFVRDVLLTKTNFDLDLVVESDGIEFAKKLAKKLDGRAKYHRKFKTAVVILPDGQRVDVATARLEYYEYPAALPTVELSSIKMDLYRRDFTINALAVHINPSGFGKLVDFFGSQRDLKDKTIRVLHALSFVEDPTRIMRAIRFEQRFDFKIGGQTYSLIKNALKLNLINKLSGYRLMHELKLILGEKTSLASIERMNELGVLEAIHPLLVLNSSRTQVLSELEKIHNWYSLLYLEPAIETWKTYFLGMCMGISKAKMEQIYDRFNFSPSERREFVHLRDTIFWAAGHIMKIKQELKPSEIYKTLHPVPLEGVLFIMARTKREMIKKYISQYLTTLRLQKIEVTGDDIKDLGLEPGPRYSKLLNQVKLAFLDGEIKGKDEQIEFLRSKISGHLK from the coding sequence ATGTCAAAAAATGAACCACTCATAAAAGCAGAAACAATAATTACCGGCCATGTAAATGCAGATTTTGATTGTTTAGCTGCCATTGTTGCTGCCGGCAAACTATATCCGGATGCAATTTTAATTTTCCCAGGAAGTCAGGAAAAAAATTTACGCAATTTTTATATGGAGAGTGCAACATATTTTTTTAATTTTAAACATTTAAAAGATATTGATAAAGATTCAGTTAAACTCCTTGTTGTTGTGGATACTTCCAGAAAAAAGAGAATTGTCCATGTGAGTTCCATTTTGGATAATCATGATTTGCGCATCCATATTTATGATCACCATATGCAATCTGAGTGCGACCTGAATCCTGAATTTATTATAAAAAAGCCTTGGGGTTCAAGCGTTGCAATCATTTCTCATGAAATTATAAAAAAGGGAATTGAAATTAATCAGGAAGAAGCCACTATTTTGGGCCTCGGGCTATATGAAGATACAGGCTCATTTCATTTTAATTCAACTACTGAACATGACTTTGAAGCAGGGAAATGGCTGCTCAAAAACGGCATGGAACTGGATGTAATCACTGACCTTCTCAATAGAGATTTAAACGCACAGCAGATAACTCTGCTAGGCAGACTTTTAGAGGGAGCTTCAACGCACTCTATTAATGATCTTGAAATTGTTATTTCAGAAGTCAGCACTCCCGATTACGTAGGTGATTTTTCTGTTCTTGTTCATAAATTTATGGATATTGAGAATATAAAGGTACTTTTTGCTCTTGGAAGAATGAATGATCGGATTCATCTGGTTGCCCGTTCACGTACACCGGATATTGATGTAGGAGCAATCTGCACAAATTTTGGAGGTGGCGGTCATGTTTACGCAGCGTCTGCTACTATTAAAGACCGTACACTTGCCGAAGTCCGTGATGAACTTTTCACCCTGCTCTACTCTCAGGTTACCCCGCGTCTTAGTGTTGAAAATATTATGTCCAAACCTCCCGTGGCCATTCCGCGAAATATGACCATTAAGAAAGCCGTTGAGCGCATGACGCAATACAGCTTAAAAGGTGTGCCTGTTGTCGATAATATGGAAAATATGAGAGCTGTTGGAATTCTTGAACAAAAAACAGCTGACAAAGCCCTTTCCCATAATTTAGGTGATTTTGAAGTTGAAATTTATATGCAGCGCCCGTTTTCATCTATCAAGACTGATTCCGGCATGCATAGAGTCATGGAAATTGTATTAGGACAAAAACAACGGCTGGTACCTGTTTTAGATAATGATAAGGTTGTAGCCGTTGTAACCAGAACAGATCTTGTCAATATGCTGGTCGAAGATCCAGCTCGTATTCCGGAATCATTATTTCCTGAGAAAAAGCAAGAACGCAATATAAGAAATATTCTACGTAACCGTTTGCCCAACAATCTTTTGAGCATCCTAGAAATTGCCGGAGAAATGGCTGCTGAAATCGGAACCGAAGCATATGTTGTAGGCGGATTTGTTCGTGATGTCCTGCTTACCAAAACCAACTTTGATCTTGATCTTGTAGTAGAAAGTGACGGGATAGAATTTGCAAAAAAATTAGCAAAGAAATTAGATGGCAGGGCTAAATATCATCGTAAATTTAAAACAGCTGTAGTTATTCTACCTGATGGACAGCGTGTAGATGTGGCCACTGCCCGTCTCGAATATTATGAATATCCTGCTGCCCTGCCAACGGTTGAACTGTCATCTATTAAAATGGATCTTTATCGCCGTGATTTTACCATCAACGCTCTGGCTGTACACATCAACCCTTCAGGTTTTGGCAAACTTGTAGACTTTTTCGGTTCTCAGCGAGACCTCAAAGATAAAACAATCAGAGTTCTTCATGCGCTTAGCTTTGTTGAAGACCCCACCAGAATTATGCGTGCAATTCGTTTTGAGCAACGTTTTGATTTTAAAATCGGAGGCCAAACATATAGCCTTATCAAAAACGCTTTGAAACTTAACCTTATTAATAAGCTTTCAGGTTATAGGCTTATGCATGAGCTCAAACTTATTCTCGGTGAAAAAACCAGTTTGGCCAGTATTGAACGTATGAATGAGCTTGGGGTTCTTGAAGCAATTCATCCGCTGCTTGTGTTAAATTCATCAAGGACTCAAGTTCTTTCTGAACTGGAAAAAATTCATAACTGGTATAGCCTTCTTTATCTTGAACCGGCGATTGAAACGTGGAAAACATATTTTCTAGGAATGTGCATGGGGATTTCAAAAGCAAAAATGGAGCAAATATATGATCGCTTCAATTTTTCACCAAGTGAACGTCGGGAATTTGTACACCTACGAGATACAATTTTCTGGGCAGCTGGACATATTATGAAAATCAAGCAAGAGCTTAAACCAAGCGAAATATATAAAACTTTGCATCCTGTCCCTCTTGAGGGAGTTCTTTTCATCATGGCGCGAACCAAACGCGAAATGATTAAAAAATATATTTCACAATACCTTACAACACTTAGATTACAAAAAATTGAAGTTACAGGTGACGATATTAAAGATTTGGGATTAGAACCCGGACCTAGATATTCCAAACTGTTAAATCAGGTTAAGCTTGCGTTTCTTGATGGAGAAATCAAAGGAAAAGATGAGCAGATTGAATTTTTAAGATCCAAGATAAGTGGGCACTTAAAATGA
- a CDS encoding HIT family protein, producing the protein MDVLWAPWRMDYILGPKPDECVFCIPENTDEDEERLILYRAEHCFVIMNKFPYNNCHLMVTPYRHVSKLTDLTEAEASEVMKYITISCDILEKACNPQGINVGLNIGEAAGAGIAAHLHFQLVPRWNGDASFMAVFGETNVIPDHLSATYKRLKPLFDSIIAK; encoded by the coding sequence ATGGATGTATTATGGGCACCGTGGCGCATGGATTATATCCTTGGGCCCAAGCCGGATGAATGTGTTTTTTGCATACCTGAAAATACTGATGAGGATGAGGAAAGGCTTATTTTATACAGAGCAGAACATTGCTTTGTAATCATGAATAAATTTCCTTACAATAACTGCCATTTAATGGTAACCCCATACAGGCATGTAAGTAAACTCACTGATCTTACAGAAGCTGAAGCTTCAGAGGTCATGAAGTATATAACCATTAGCTGCGATATTCTTGAAAAGGCATGTAATCCACAAGGAATCAATGTCGGTTTGAATATAGGGGAAGCAGCTGGAGCTGGGATTGCCGCTCATCTCCATTTCCAACTCGTTCCACGGTGGAACGGGGATGCATCATTCATGGCAGTGTTCGGAGAAACTAACGTAATCCCTGATCACTTGTCTGCAACTTACAAAAGGCTCAAGCCGTTATTTGACAGCATTATCGCTAAGTAA
- a CDS encoding LapA family protein, producing MRYFKVLALVILFFLSMVFFVQNTPELSKEVVLSIQLLQLKFTSQSLPYYLLILTAFAAGALLCLLYFMGDKIRLSGQLRTCRTRMANLEQEVNSLRNMPLDEGNYPSTAETAEEKNEDQA from the coding sequence ATGCGTTACTTTAAGGTTTTGGCTCTGGTTATCCTTTTTTTCCTTTCTATGGTATTTTTTGTTCAGAATACTCCTGAACTTTCCAAGGAAGTAGTACTGTCAATTCAATTATTGCAGTTAAAGTTTACAAGCCAGTCTCTGCCGTATTATTTGTTGATCCTGACTGCATTTGCAGCAGGTGCTCTCCTGTGTCTTCTTTATTTCATGGGTGATAAAATTCGTCTTTCCGGTCAGCTGCGTACATGCCGCACCAGAATGGCTAATCTCGAACAAGAAGTTAATTCTCTTCGCAATATGCCCCTTGATGAGGGGAATTATCCCTCCACAGCTGAAACTGCTGAAGAAAAAAATGAAGATCAGGCTTAG